In Desulfovibrio sp., the genomic stretch TCGCGCGGCGAGCCCGGCCAGGGGAGGAAGCTTCCAGAGTATTTTGGTCAGGCGGGAACGGCCAGCCACGCTGGCGGCTGGTAATGGCATTTTGTCCTGGACGCGGGCGCCGTCGAAGTATCCGATCTCGAGCTCGGACCCGAAGGAGTCCTCCACATGCGTATACAAGCAGCGCAGGTAACGGCCTATGCCGGTATTCACGCCGGTCAGCGGCACCGCGTTGACTATGAGCTTGAGTTTGCGGGGCATGGGACCCTAAACCTTTCTGTGCTAACTCCAGGAGATCAATCTGAGAACGTGCCAGCCAAGTTAGAGATTCACAGAGAGATGATGTTCAACAACATAGAAAACTTCAGACATTGAGCTCTTCAATCATGCAATGCATCTTTCTCTTGAATTCGGCCTCGTCAAACTTCGCGGCCCTGTCCTCACAGGCCTGACGCATGGAGAGCGCCAATTCCGGGGTCATGGAAGCCACTGCCTGGGCCACGTCATCAGGTCTTGGGTTGGGCTGTATCAAGATACCGGTTTTATTATCTAGAACCGTTTCAAGAAGCCCACCCTCAGCTACGCCGATCACCGGCTTTCCTGCGGCCATGGACTCAACCGGCGAGATCCCGAAATCCTCATCACGCGGTATGTAAATGGTCGCCAGGCACGTTCCGGTAAGTTGCCGCAGTACCTCGGGGCTAACCCACCCCCGCACTTCGATGTTGGGAGAAGCTGCGGCCATGGCTCGGACTCTCTCCAGTTCGCTGCCGCCGGATACCACAATCAGGCGTTTGTCCGGCATACCGAGAAATGCCTCCACGATGGTTTCAACCCGTTTGAGCCTGTCCACCCGGGCTGTGGACAGATAGAACCCCTGCTGACCCTGCCAGGTGTAATCGGCGGTACGCACCGGAGGGGGGACGATCACCGAGTCCAATTGCAGGTAACGGCCAAGGCGGTGGGCCACGTTCTGGGAGTTGGAAACAATAAGGTCCATGGCTCTGGCTGCCTTGGCAAAGGCCCGCTCGAATGCCCAGAGAAAAGCTTGGTAGGCAATCCGTTTTGCCGGAG encodes the following:
- a CDS encoding glycosyltransferase — encoded protein: MRHSPLILHDAFAFPGGGEKVAQSLAELSGGILWTAQFNQAAFPPGFFADRPPMDMRARERHPDLARWSETGCFWKCFSEFPKSSAPYAIFSGSLAPMAHRRISGKKILYCHTPPRILYDQREFYLQSQPPAKRIAYQAFLWAFERAFAKAARAMDLIVSNSQNVAHRLGRYLQLDSVIVPPPVRTADYTWQGQQGFYLSTARVDRLKRVETIVEAFLGMPDKRLIVVSGGSELERVRAMAAASPNIEVRGWVSPEVLRQLTGTCLATIYIPRDEDFGISPVESMAAGKPVIGVAEGGLLETVLDNKTGILIQPNPRPDDVAQAVASMTPELALSMRQACEDRAAKFDEAEFKRKMHCMIEELNV